Proteins from a single region of Hordeum vulgare subsp. vulgare chromosome 6H, MorexV3_pseudomolecules_assembly, whole genome shotgun sequence:
- the LOC123401490 gene encoding histone H4, protein MSGRGKGGKGLGKGGAKRHRKVLRDNIQGITKPAIRRLARRGGVKRISGLIYEETRGVLKIFLENVIRDAVTYTEHARRKTVTAMDVVYALKRQGRTLYGFGG, encoded by the coding sequence ATGTCCGGTCGCGGCAAGGGAGGGAAGGGCCTCGGCAAGGGCGGCGCCAAGCGTCACCGGAAGGTGCTGCGCGACAACATCCAGGGCATCACCAAGCCGGCCATCCGGCGTCTGGCCAGGCGTGGCGGCGTGAAGCGCATCTCGGGGCTCATCTACGAGGAGACCCGCGGTGTGCTCAAGATCTTCCTCGAGAACGTCATCCGCGACGCCGTCACCTACACCGAGCACGCCCGCCGCAAGACCGTCACCGCCATGGACGTCGTCTACGCGCTCAAGCGACAGGGACGCACCCTCTACGGATTCGGCGGCTGA